A part of Streptomyces sp. NBC_01497 genomic DNA contains:
- a CDS encoding STAS domain-containing protein produces the protein MSITPDKDERPAAVTQVLGEQYAVPGAWVIGVRGDLDLDTLAPLRDALEAAVAEHPVTILDASGITFADSSALNLLLNTAQGTDLRIAAPSASLLRLLRITGADQVLSVRSDVARAADG, from the coding sequence GTGTCCATCACCCCTGACAAAGACGAACGCCCGGCCGCGGTCACGCAGGTGCTGGGCGAGCAGTACGCCGTGCCGGGGGCTTGGGTGATCGGAGTCCGCGGTGACCTCGATCTCGACACCCTCGCGCCCTTGAGAGACGCGCTGGAGGCGGCGGTCGCGGAGCATCCCGTGACGATCCTGGACGCGAGCGGCATCACGTTCGCTGACTCCAGCGCCCTCAACCTGCTGCTGAACACCGCCCAGGGGACGGATCTGCGGATCGCCGCCCCCTCCGCGTCCTTGCTCCGTCTGCTCCGGATCACCGGCGCCGACCAGGTGCTGAGCGTACGGTCCGACGTGGCACGGGCCGCTGACGGCTGA
- a CDS encoding carboxypeptidase regulatory-like domain-containing protein — MRGLAYGATAIGVLSLGVVGAQSPAQAAPVPAISATTPAATTAAASTPAGAGSELVPLCGSPAKGHATCYAMRTPGEPAAMRLSAAQVPAGLGPTDIQSAYQLPPNGGAGTTIAIVDAYDDPDVEADLAVYRDQYGLPACTTANGCFTKVDQRGGTGYPQASDSWAGEIALDLDMVSAAAPAAHILLVEADNDDLGNLAASVDEAVALGAKYVSNSYGRPGDLPTDLATYGSSYDHPGVAVVAASGDDNYGVSFPSTLPTVTAVGGTNLVADPGSARGWSETVWSRAPYGPGSGCAENQAKPAFQKDTGCAGRSVADVAAVADNVAIYLSYGSQGKGWQTYGGTSVATPLIASVYALAGPPRPGTDPNAYPYATGGAGLNDITSGSNGTCSVAYLCTAGPGYDGPTGLGTPAGLAAFRSGPHGTLSGTVKDASTGKPVAHAVVGSGLNVATTGPDGSYTLDLPAGTVTDLTVRAFGYTTTSPLTVTLADGQSLSQDFRPSPVPRERVSGTVRDGSGHGWPLYAKISVAGSPEAPVWTDPVTGAYTLSLPENATYSLSVAASLPGYDTLLRDVDVAKKPVTAKLALTADPDAASAVGYRLNLADRAETFDSTTSAPSGWSVVSAPGTSNGWEFDDPIGRGNVTGGQGSFAVVESDQGPFGPHQDSQLVSPAYDLSTQQSAELTFETAYTENPNQQHMTVDATTDGGSTWQTVWNGPRTSDSVQNLTVHVPLRQYAGQKAVQLRFHFVADWGYYWSLDDVHVQSRTLTPLPGGLAVGVARNLKNLSGVAGASIADTKNPATTATTVATPDDPALPDGFYTLFLAKPGIHTLSATLPGYTALKNLTVVLPDQVRRVDFLLIPH; from the coding sequence TTGCGCGGACTCGCGTACGGCGCGACAGCAATCGGCGTCCTGTCCCTCGGCGTTGTCGGCGCCCAGAGCCCGGCGCAGGCCGCGCCGGTCCCGGCGATCTCCGCCACAACACCGGCCGCCACGACGGCAGCCGCCTCGACACCGGCCGGCGCGGGGTCCGAACTGGTCCCCCTGTGCGGTTCGCCTGCCAAGGGCCACGCCACCTGTTACGCCATGCGCACACCGGGCGAACCGGCGGCCATGAGGCTGAGCGCGGCGCAGGTTCCGGCCGGCCTCGGCCCGACGGACATCCAGAGCGCCTACCAACTGCCCCCGAACGGCGGGGCGGGAACCACCATCGCGATCGTGGACGCCTACGACGACCCCGACGTGGAAGCCGACCTGGCCGTCTACCGCGATCAGTACGGACTGCCGGCGTGCACCACCGCGAACGGCTGCTTCACCAAGGTCGACCAGCGCGGCGGGACGGGTTATCCGCAGGCGAGCGACTCCTGGGCCGGGGAGATCGCCCTCGACCTCGACATGGTCTCCGCGGCCGCGCCCGCGGCCCACATCCTGCTGGTGGAAGCGGACAACGACGACCTGGGCAACCTGGCCGCCTCGGTCGACGAGGCCGTCGCGCTCGGCGCGAAGTACGTGTCGAACTCCTACGGCAGGCCGGGCGACCTGCCGACGGACCTGGCCACGTACGGCTCGTCCTACGACCACCCCGGTGTCGCCGTGGTCGCGGCCAGCGGCGACGACAACTACGGGGTGTCCTTCCCCTCGACGCTCCCGACGGTGACGGCCGTCGGCGGCACCAACCTGGTGGCCGACCCGGGCAGCGCCCGGGGCTGGTCGGAGACCGTCTGGTCGAGGGCTCCCTACGGTCCGGGTTCGGGTTGCGCCGAGAACCAGGCCAAGCCGGCCTTCCAGAAGGACACCGGATGCGCGGGGCGCAGCGTGGCGGACGTCGCCGCGGTCGCTGACAACGTTGCCATCTATCTGAGCTACGGCTCGCAGGGCAAGGGCTGGCAGACGTACGGCGGAACGAGCGTGGCCACGCCCCTGATCGCCTCGGTCTACGCGCTGGCCGGACCGCCCCGCCCCGGCACCGACCCCAACGCCTACCCGTACGCCACGGGCGGCGCGGGCCTCAACGACATCACCTCCGGGTCCAACGGCACGTGCTCCGTGGCCTACCTGTGCACCGCAGGACCCGGCTACGACGGCCCGACCGGCCTCGGCACCCCCGCAGGGCTCGCCGCGTTCAGGAGCGGACCGCACGGCACGCTGTCCGGCACCGTGAAGGACGCGTCCACCGGCAAGCCGGTCGCCCACGCGGTCGTCGGCTCGGGGCTCAACGTCGCCACGACCGGCCCCGACGGCTCCTACACCCTGGATCTGCCCGCCGGTACCGTCACGGACCTGACCGTGCGGGCCTTCGGCTACACCACCACATCGCCTCTGACCGTCACTCTCGCGGACGGCCAGTCCCTCAGCCAGGACTTCCGTCCCTCCCCCGTCCCCCGTGAACGCGTCAGCGGCACCGTCCGCGACGGATCAGGGCACGGCTGGCCCCTGTACGCCAAGATCTCCGTCGCCGGATCGCCCGAAGCCCCGGTCTGGACGGACCCGGTGACCGGCGCGTACACCCTCTCCCTGCCCGAGAACGCCACGTACTCCCTGTCGGTCGCCGCCTCCCTGCCCGGCTACGACACCCTGCTCCGCGACGTCGACGTGGCCAAGAAGCCCGTGACCGCGAAGCTGGCACTGACCGCCGACCCCGACGCGGCGAGCGCCGTCGGCTACCGGCTGAACCTGGCCGACCGCGCCGAGACGTTCGACTCCACCACGAGCGCCCCCTCGGGGTGGAGCGTGGTGAGCGCCCCCGGCACCAGCAACGGCTGGGAGTTCGACGACCCGATCGGGCGCGGCAACGTTACCGGCGGGCAGGGCTCGTTCGCCGTCGTGGAGAGCGACCAGGGGCCCTTCGGACCGCACCAGGACAGTCAACTGGTCAGCCCCGCCTACGACCTGTCGACCCAGCAGTCCGCCGAGCTCACCTTCGAGACGGCCTACACCGAGAACCCGAACCAGCAGCACATGACCGTGGACGCGACCACGGACGGGGGCTCCACCTGGCAGACGGTCTGGAACGGCCCGAGGACCAGCGACAGTGTGCAGAACCTGACAGTGCACGTCCCGTTGCGGCAGTACGCCGGGCAGAAGGCCGTCCAGCTGCGCTTCCACTTCGTCGCGGACTGGGGTTACTACTGGTCGCTCGACGACGTGCACGTCCAGTCCCGCACCCTCACGCCCCTCCCCGGCGGCCTGGCCGTCGGCGTCGCCCGGAACCTGAAGAACCTCTCCGGCGTGGCCGGTGCGTCCATCGCCGACACGAAGAACCCGGCCACCACCGCCACCACGGTCGCCACCCCTGACGACCCCGCGCTTCCGGACGGCTTCTACACCCTCTTCCTGGCCAAACCGGGCATTCACACACTGAGCGCCACCCTGCCCGGATACACCGCCCTGAAGAACCTCACGGTGGTACTCCCCGACCAGGTCCGACGAGTGGACTTCCTCCTCATCCCCCACTGA
- a CDS encoding HAD family hydrolase yields the protein MPRAALFDVDGTLIDSNHLHVVTWWEALRQGGHSVRMADIHRAIGLGSEDLLAHLLGDDRDSAQDTTVSAAHKTLYATYFERLHAFDGAADLLRTLAEREWRVVLATSAGGEELSAMRRALDADDALTAEARADQVDAGKPAPDPVEEALRQAGADAKDAVFVGDSVWDMEAASRAGVRAVAVLSGGVPRAALEAAGAGAVYSSVAELLSDLDTGPFSAV from the coding sequence ATGCCCCGCGCCGCACTGTTCGACGTCGATGGGACGTTGATCGACAGCAACCACCTGCACGTCGTCACCTGGTGGGAAGCGCTCCGCCAGGGCGGCCACTCGGTGCGGATGGCCGACATCCACCGGGCCATCGGGCTCGGCTCCGAGGATCTGCTGGCGCACCTGCTGGGCGACGACCGGGACAGCGCCCAGGACACCACCGTCAGCGCGGCGCACAAGACGCTGTACGCGACCTACTTCGAGCGCCTCCACGCTTTCGACGGCGCCGCCGACCTGCTGCGGACGCTGGCGGAACGGGAGTGGCGGGTGGTGCTCGCCACCTCGGCGGGCGGCGAGGAACTGTCGGCGATGCGCCGGGCCCTCGACGCCGACGACGCCCTCACGGCCGAGGCGCGCGCGGACCAGGTGGACGCGGGCAAACCGGCGCCGGACCCGGTCGAGGAGGCCCTCCGGCAGGCGGGCGCCGACGCGAAGGACGCGGTCTTCGTCGGTGACTCCGTGTGGGACATGGAGGCAGCGTCGAGGGCGGGCGTACGAGCCGTCGCGGTCCTGTCCGGCGGAGTCCCCCGCGCCGCGCTGGAGGCGGCGGGGGCGGGAGCGGTGTACAGCAGCGTGGCGGAACTTCTCTCCGACCTGGACACCGGCCCTTTCAGCGCGGTGTGA
- a CDS encoding helix-turn-helix transcriptional regulator, whose protein sequence is MDRSELADFLRRCRTRLAPATVGLPRGARRRTPGLRREEVAQLAGMSTDHYTRLEQARGSHPSRQMLAAMARALRLSGDERDHLFHLAGEAPPQDRPSTEHVRPGLLLVLDRLTDTPAQVVSVRGDILAQNAMARALSGDASARPEADRNIIWRYFTDPAARELFPAEDRDHGARAAVAHLRAVLASRPDDVRLARLVRGLRAGSGEFAALWEAHHVAVRRADVKRFQHPVVGLLELDCEALLSPEHDQRLIVYTARPGSESHERLALLRVVGLQDLTLG, encoded by the coding sequence GTGGACAGATCCGAGCTGGCCGACTTCCTGCGCCGCTGCCGCACCCGCCTCGCCCCCGCCACCGTGGGGCTGCCGCGCGGCGCGCGGCGCCGTACTCCGGGGCTGCGGCGCGAAGAGGTGGCGCAGCTGGCGGGCATGTCCACCGACCACTACACGCGGCTGGAGCAGGCCAGGGGCTCGCACCCGTCCCGGCAGATGCTCGCCGCCATGGCGCGGGCGCTGCGGCTGAGCGGCGACGAGCGGGACCACCTCTTCCATCTGGCGGGCGAGGCGCCGCCGCAGGACCGGCCTTCCACGGAGCACGTACGGCCCGGCCTCCTGCTCGTACTGGACCGGCTGACCGACACGCCCGCCCAGGTCGTGAGCGTGCGGGGCGACATCCTCGCGCAGAATGCGATGGCCAGGGCACTGTCCGGCGACGCGTCGGCCCGGCCCGAGGCCGACCGCAACATCATCTGGCGTTACTTCACCGACCCGGCCGCCCGGGAGCTCTTTCCCGCCGAGGACCGCGACCACGGCGCCCGCGCCGCCGTCGCGCATCTGCGCGCCGTGCTCGCGAGCCGCCCGGACGACGTACGGCTGGCCCGGCTCGTCCGCGGGCTCCGCGCCGGGAGCGGTGAGTTCGCGGCACTGTGGGAGGCGCACCACGTCGCGGTGCGCCGCGCCGACGTCAAGCGCTTCCAGCACCCGGTCGTGGGTCTCCTGGAGCTGGACTGCGAGGCGCTGCTGAGCCCCGAGCACGATCAGCGCCTGATCGTGTACACCGCCCGGCCCGGAAGCGAGTCCCACGAACGGCTGGCGCTGCTGCGCGTGGTGGGCCTGCAGGACCTGACCCTCGGCTGA
- a CDS encoding hydrophobic protein, with protein MVPLLLVLLLVLILGGAGFAVQALWWIAIIVLVVWVLGFVIRPAASGGKRGRWYRW; from the coding sequence ATGGTTCCCCTGCTTCTCGTTCTTCTGCTCGTGCTCATACTTGGCGGTGCCGGTTTCGCTGTTCAGGCGTTGTGGTGGATCGCGATCATCGTTTTGGTGGTGTGGGTGCTCGGCTTCGTGATCCGGCCCGCCGCTTCCGGTGGAAAGCGGGGCCGTTGGTACCGCTGGTAG
- a CDS encoding aldo/keto reductase, translating to MRYRTLGRTGIKVSPYALGALMFATSIGNPDHEDSVRIIHKALDAGINLIDTADAYGDSEEIVGKALKGRRDGVVLATKVGRPTGEDPNQQGASRRWIMTAVENSLRRLGTDHVDLLQIHRPDPTTDIEETLSALSDLIRGGKARAIGTSALPASDIVEAQWVAERRGLERFRTEQPPYSLLNRGIEREVLPVAQRYGMGTLVWGPLGQGLLTGRVRRGQESDLRRAGLIRHLSDEHRLDTVERLVPLAEEAGLPMTHLAMAFATAHPGVTSAIVGPRTMSHLDDLLAGVDITLTDEILDRIDEIVPPGTDVGVLDQAYVPPALQDAGLRRRPAGERTG from the coding sequence ATGCGGTACCGCACCCTCGGCCGGACCGGCATCAAGGTCAGCCCGTACGCCCTCGGCGCATTGATGTTCGCCACATCCATCGGAAACCCCGACCACGAGGACTCGGTCCGCATCATCCACAAGGCGCTGGACGCGGGGATCAACCTCATCGACACCGCCGACGCCTACGGCGACTCCGAGGAAATCGTGGGCAAGGCGCTCAAGGGGCGTCGTGACGGTGTGGTCCTCGCGACCAAGGTGGGCCGGCCGACGGGCGAGGATCCCAACCAGCAGGGCGCCTCGCGGCGCTGGATCATGACCGCGGTCGAGAACTCGTTGCGCCGCCTGGGGACCGACCACGTCGACCTCCTCCAGATCCACCGGCCGGATCCCACCACGGACATCGAGGAGACGCTCTCCGCGCTCTCGGACCTGATCCGCGGCGGCAAGGCCCGCGCGATCGGTACCTCCGCGCTGCCCGCCTCCGACATCGTCGAAGCCCAGTGGGTCGCGGAACGGCGCGGTCTTGAACGCTTCCGCACCGAGCAGCCGCCCTACTCGCTGCTCAACCGAGGCATCGAACGCGAGGTGCTGCCGGTCGCGCAACGCTACGGGATGGGCACCCTGGTCTGGGGCCCCCTCGGCCAGGGGCTCCTCACCGGCCGGGTCCGCAGAGGGCAGGAGAGCGACCTGCGCCGCGCCGGCCTCATCCGGCACCTGAGCGACGAGCACCGGCTCGACACCGTCGAACGGCTCGTTCCGCTCGCCGAGGAGGCAGGCCTGCCGATGACCCACCTCGCGATGGCCTTCGCGACCGCCCACCCCGGCGTGACCAGCGCGATCGTGGGGCCCCGCACGATGAGCCACCTCGACGACCTGCTCGCGGGTGTCGACATCACCCTCACCGACGAGATCCTCGACCGGATCGACGAGATCGTCCCGCCCGGTACCGACGTCGGGGTGCTCGACCAGGCCTACGTGCCCCCGGCGCTCCAGGACGCGGGCCTGCGTCGCCGCCCCGCCGGTGAGCGCACGGGGTGA
- a CDS encoding helix-turn-helix domain-containing protein, which yields MNKQGQLADFLQARRSRLLPEDVGLRTYGERRRVPGLRREELAILAGISAPYYTRLEQGQAHNASPEVLDAIAGALRLDESERAHLHALARAPRRRTPAGRTRTERVTPAISALLAAMDGTPVIVMGRRSDVLAWNRQGHALFAGHLDPRDPDDPGSRPNMARLVFLDAHTRDLYADWPAKARAVVGNLRLTAGRYPDDPRLAGLIGELTMRSPEFATMWADHRIMACDTADYEMRHPLVGTLTLTQQTLQSPGGDSPALVVATASPGSPSAAALTLLAHAVTPREVTRPPAPARPRTTH from the coding sequence ATGAACAAGCAGGGGCAACTCGCCGACTTCCTCCAGGCACGCCGCAGTCGGCTGCTGCCCGAGGACGTCGGGTTGCGGACGTACGGTGAGCGGCGCCGCGTGCCGGGGCTGCGGCGCGAGGAGCTCGCGATACTCGCGGGCATCAGCGCGCCCTACTACACCCGCCTGGAGCAGGGCCAGGCGCACAACGCCTCCCCCGAGGTACTCGACGCCATAGCCGGCGCCCTGCGACTGGACGAGTCCGAGCGTGCCCATCTGCACGCCCTGGCGCGTGCACCGCGACGGAGGACGCCCGCGGGCCGGACGCGGACCGAACGCGTCACCCCGGCGATCAGCGCCCTGCTGGCGGCGATGGACGGCACCCCCGTCATCGTCATGGGCCGCCGCAGCGATGTCCTGGCCTGGAACCGTCAGGGGCACGCCCTGTTCGCGGGACACCTCGATCCCCGTGATCCCGACGACCCGGGCAGCCGGCCCAACATGGCCAGACTGGTGTTCCTCGACGCCCACACCCGCGACCTCTACGCCGACTGGCCCGCGAAGGCCAGGGCCGTGGTGGGCAACCTGCGGCTGACCGCCGGCCGGTACCCCGACGATCCTCGGCTGGCCGGGCTGATCGGTGAACTGACCATGCGCAGCCCGGAGTTCGCGACGATGTGGGCCGACCACCGGATCATGGCCTGCGACACCGCCGACTACGAGATGCGTCACCCCCTCGTGGGGACACTGACACTCACCCAGCAGACGCTGCAGAGCCCGGGGGGCGACAGTCCGGCCCTGGTGGTGGCCACGGCCTCCCCCGGTTCCCCCTCCGCGGCGGCCCTGACCCTGCTCGCCCACGCCGTCACGCCGCGCGAAGTGACCCGGCCGCCCGCCCCCGCCCGTCCCCGTACCACCCACTGA